The following are from one region of the Terriglobia bacterium genome:
- a CDS encoding acylphosphatase, whose protein sequence is MIAKRYIVRGRVQGVGFRWFVDHEARSLGLAGWVRNNIDGTVEALAMGSDRQHAAFAGKLRQGPRAARVDEVTELPAEPVDGLTTFRIEGAW, encoded by the coding sequence ATGATTGCCAAACGTTACATTGTTCGCGGACGTGTGCAGGGTGTAGGGTTCCGCTGGTTTGTTGACCATGAAGCGCGCTCGCTGGGACTGGCCGGCTGGGTCAGGAACAACATTGACGGCACTGTGGAAGCGCTAGCCATGGGCAGCGATCGGCAGCATGCGGCGTTTGCCGGCAAACTGCGCCAGGGGCCGCGCGCGGCGCGTGTGGATGAAGTTACAGAATTGCCGGCTGAGCCGGTGGATGGTCTTACAACTTTTCGCATTGAAGGAGCATGGTAG
- a CDS encoding energy transducer TonB, with the protein MWILPLCLGLMAASAEKVPDPQQLLDAAHNASDVSQLGSYVLTARVIVNPGDSKREQAGTLTISRDHELSRVELKINGKDEVQIRRNRASYIVPSQTLLAASGLIDFDRSWDPLYLKRMENNDAKYNLSKAHAKNIGEHRAWCFDKKTAYTKFTSTEKLCFDTARPVLLRRSFGKSWKEFTDYTQLGTQEYPQKATIVREHMAPIEATDVHIASATLSGELFKPQENAMESCANEQPPQPQHTPEPSYPERASAESKKGMVVLNVIVAKDGTVPMARSLTPDSYGFSESAEQTVRTWQFKPATCDGRAIAMEMNVEVNFNRF; encoded by the coding sequence TTGTGGATATTGCCGCTCTGCCTTGGGCTGATGGCAGCGTCAGCCGAAAAGGTTCCTGATCCGCAGCAGTTGTTGGATGCTGCGCACAATGCCTCAGACGTTTCGCAACTCGGTTCGTATGTCCTGACGGCGCGGGTCATCGTAAATCCGGGTGACAGCAAGAGAGAGCAGGCCGGCACGCTTACTATCTCTCGCGATCACGAGCTTTCCCGTGTGGAACTAAAGATAAACGGGAAAGATGAGGTGCAGATTCGTCGCAATCGCGCCAGCTATATTGTCCCCAGCCAGACGTTGCTTGCCGCAAGCGGGCTTATTGACTTTGACAGAAGCTGGGACCCACTATATTTGAAAAGGATGGAAAACAACGATGCCAAGTACAACTTGAGCAAAGCGCACGCCAAAAACATCGGTGAACACCGGGCTTGGTGCTTCGACAAGAAAACCGCGTACACAAAATTTACGTCGACAGAGAAGCTCTGCTTTGATACTGCGCGACCGGTCCTCTTGCGCAGAAGCTTTGGCAAAAGCTGGAAGGAATTCACGGACTATACGCAACTGGGCACACAGGAATATCCACAAAAAGCAACCATAGTTCGCGAACACATGGCCCCCATTGAGGCGACTGACGTTCATATTGCCTCGGCTACTCTTTCCGGAGAGCTCTTTAAGCCGCAGGAGAATGCAATGGAAAGCTGCGCGAACGAACAACCTCCCCAACCTCAGCACACTCCTGAACCTTCTTATCCCGAGCGTGCGTCCGCGGAATCAAAAAAGGGAATGGTGGTTCTCAATGTGATTGTCGCCAAGGATGGGACCGTCCCAATGGCCCGGAGCCTTACCCCTGATAGTTACGGCTTTTCTGAAAGTGCAGAGCAAACAGTTCGCACATGGCAGTTCAAGCCCGCTACCTGCGATGGCCGTGCCATAGCAATGGAAATGAACGTAGAGGTAAATTTCAACCGCTTTTGA
- a CDS encoding winged helix-turn-helix domain-containing protein, protein MPEASKIYEFGGFRLDPAEQLLLRDNVPIQLKPKVFETLVILVESGGSLVTKDEFMKRLWPDTFASDEALAQNISQLRKALGNGTGGTVLIQTVPKRGYRFTVQVRIVEPEPELSPAAALQPPAEAPAIATALPVQSKNRWSRNLQRLIFVMLGIAVVGVVSTFISQPSPLKPPQLTRITFSGKVDAGGGIHSDGLRLIFMERTGSLWPLMQTSIGGGGELPFTAPFPKTRVWALSPDRTEWLVSSFTDSISNMPLWIVPVQGGPPLRVGDVTVDSATWFPDGKRVIAAIGHQVFSVDRDGRNRDELFSVQGRAADFHWHPDGSRFRFTVVKEGSESEPSLWEASPNGSDPHPVTLGLPPQTPACCGMWMPNGKDYVFTAAENKRGDIWVLHEAEGIFPIAYIGEGLILWRSRPDGSERLQLTTSPMHALRPRWSHDGKEILFVADLPDVSYTAFVVAANGGATTQVYKEDKKYRSFADWSPDGKSVIIDILAGSEPDEPMTLVNLTSGQTSVFPGSQGMRNMHWSPDGRFLAASSDDTKTLYLFNAASQKWIRAASAKSVARMEWSRDGHYLYFQDIFDPAEAVFRLDSQTLATERVLDFSKLLGAGAVRCGFEGIAPDGSFLASVRRSALDIYAIDVDER, encoded by the coding sequence ATGCCCGAGGCGAGCAAGATTTACGAGTTCGGTGGTTTCCGATTGGATCCAGCCGAGCAGCTCTTGCTTCGCGACAACGTACCTATCCAATTGAAGCCCAAGGTATTTGAGACTCTTGTCATCCTGGTGGAGAGCGGTGGAAGTCTGGTGACAAAGGACGAGTTCATGAAGCGCCTCTGGCCGGACACGTTTGCCAGTGATGAGGCTTTGGCGCAAAATATCTCCCAGCTCCGGAAGGCTTTGGGGAACGGAACGGGCGGGACGGTCCTTATTCAGACTGTGCCTAAGAGGGGATATCGTTTCACCGTCCAAGTCCGAATAGTCGAACCGGAGCCGGAACTGTCCCCAGCAGCTGCGCTTCAGCCACCCGCAGAAGCCCCTGCTATCGCCACTGCGCTTCCTGTGCAATCCAAGAACCGCTGGAGTCGAAACCTCCAGCGCCTGATCTTTGTGATGCTGGGGATCGCCGTAGTCGGCGTAGTCTCTACGTTTATTTCCCAACCGTCGCCACTAAAGCCGCCCCAGCTCACGCGAATCACATTTTCCGGGAAGGTGGACGCAGGGGGTGGAATTCACAGCGATGGCCTTCGGCTGATCTTCATGGAACGAACTGGAAGCCTCTGGCCGCTGATGCAGACATCCATAGGCGGTGGAGGGGAGCTTCCGTTCACAGCTCCATTTCCTAAGACGAGGGTTTGGGCCTTGTCGCCGGACCGGACGGAGTGGCTGGTCAGCAGCTTCACGGATTCAATCAGCAACATGCCGTTATGGATTGTGCCGGTTCAAGGCGGCCCTCCTCTTCGGGTGGGGGACGTGACGGTGGATTCCGCCACCTGGTTTCCTGATGGCAAGCGCGTCATTGCGGCCATAGGTCATCAAGTCTTTTCTGTTGATCGGGATGGCCGTAATCGCGACGAACTGTTTTCAGTCCAAGGCCGTGCAGCCGATTTTCACTGGCACCCCGATGGAAGCCGTTTTCGATTTACCGTGGTGAAAGAAGGATCAGAGTCAGAACCTTCACTTTGGGAAGCCTCCCCCAATGGTTCAGACCCTCATCCGGTAACCCTGGGCCTGCCACCCCAAACGCCGGCTTGTTGCGGGATGTGGATGCCCAATGGAAAGGACTATGTATTTACGGCCGCAGAAAATAAACGTGGAGACATCTGGGTCCTGCACGAGGCCGAAGGCATCTTCCCGATAGCCTACATTGGCGAAGGCCTGATTCTTTGGCGCTCCAGGCCCGATGGGTCCGAGCGATTGCAGCTTACCACTTCACCTATGCATGCTCTTAGGCCGCGATGGTCGCATGATGGCAAAGAGATCCTGTTTGTAGCAGACCTTCCAGATGTGAGCTATACAGCGTTCGTGGTGGCTGCCAATGGAGGAGCGACCACCCAGGTTTACAAAGAGGACAAAAAATATCGCAGCTTTGCCGATTGGTCACCTGATGGAAAATCCGTCATCATCGACATATTGGCCGGTTCCGAGCCCGATGAACCGATGACGCTCGTAAATCTCACCAGCGGGCAAACCTCAGTGTTTCCGGGATCTCAGGGCATGCGCAACATGCATTGGTCGCCGGACGGACGGTTTCTTGCTGCCAGCTCCGATGATACAAAAACTCTATATCTTTTCAATGCCGCTTCGCAGAAATGGATTCGTGCTGCCAGTGCGAAGTCAGTCGCACGCATGGAATGGTCAAGAGATGGACACTATCTCTATTTTCAAGACATCTTTGATCCAGCGGAAGCGGTATTCAGGTTAGATTCCCAGACCCTTGCTACGGAGCGCGTCCTGGATTTCAGCAAGCTGTTGGGAGCAGGCGCGGTCCGGTGCGGCTTTGAAGGCATTGCTCCTGATGGTTCCTTCCTAGCTTCCGTTCGTCGCTCCGCTCTGGACATATATGCGATTGATGTTGACGAGAGGTGA
- a CDS encoding YtxH domain-containing protein produces the protein MEKGSERNQTSNAVGWLLLGIGIGAAAALLLTPSTGRELRNALAFGYRRTLDGVSRGTQQLRRHGSNLIRFRRRSS, from the coding sequence ATGGAGAAAGGATCTGAACGCAACCAAACCTCGAATGCGGTGGGCTGGCTCCTACTGGGAATAGGGATCGGCGCTGCCGCTGCTCTATTGCTGACTCCGTCCACGGGCCGCGAGCTGCGTAATGCGCTTGCTTTCGGCTACCGTCGAACCCTCGACGGCGTGAGCCGCGGCACGCAGCAGCTTCGCCGACATGGCTCCAACTTGATCAGATTCAGACGCCGGTCAAGCTAG
- a CDS encoding isoaspartyl peptidase/L-asparaginase, whose amino-acid sequence MRQLPAIVVHGGAWAIPDDMVEAHTRGVQDALDKGWHVLEGGGSALDAVEAAIVCMEDDETFDAGRGSFLTRDGRVQLDALMMDGATLRAGGVGCVERIRNPIRASRLVLDKSPHVYFVAEGAERFAQKLGMPLCRNEELVIEREIQRLKEAQEKEAAGHPDLTFAGPLSSHDTVGCVALDVNGNIAAGTSTGGTLNKDPGRVGDSSLIGCGCYADNLSAASSCTGWGEPIMKLVLAKWAADRVRTGGAPDAVAQEAMQYLKNRLNGHGGMILLDQRGRFGIAHNTPRMAWAYKNTEREKVGINC is encoded by the coding sequence TTGAGACAACTCCCTGCAATCGTGGTCCATGGCGGCGCCTGGGCCATCCCTGACGACATGGTTGAAGCCCATACTCGTGGTGTACAAGATGCCCTGGATAAGGGCTGGCACGTTCTGGAAGGCGGCGGCTCAGCGCTGGATGCCGTGGAAGCCGCAATCGTCTGCATGGAAGACGATGAAACCTTTGACGCGGGTCGCGGCAGCTTTCTCACGCGCGACGGCCGCGTGCAACTCGACGCCCTGATGATGGATGGCGCGACTTTGCGGGCCGGTGGCGTTGGCTGCGTGGAGCGCATTCGCAATCCCATTCGCGCGTCGCGGCTGGTGTTGGATAAAAGCCCTCATGTTTACTTTGTCGCGGAAGGCGCGGAGCGCTTTGCCCAGAAGCTTGGCATGCCGCTTTGCCGCAATGAAGAGTTGGTCATCGAACGCGAGATCCAGCGACTGAAAGAGGCACAGGAAAAAGAAGCTGCCGGACATCCTGACCTGACTTTTGCCGGCCCCCTTTCCAGCCATGACACGGTGGGCTGCGTTGCGCTCGATGTGAATGGCAACATTGCCGCAGGAACTTCCACCGGCGGCACGCTGAATAAAGATCCCGGACGCGTGGGCGACTCTTCGCTCATTGGCTGCGGCTGCTATGCCGATAACCTAAGCGCTGCCAGTTCCTGCACCGGTTGGGGCGAGCCCATCATGAAATTGGTGCTGGCCAAATGGGCCGCAGACCGTGTACGCACCGGCGGAGCGCCGGATGCCGTGGCCCAGGAAGCGATGCAGTATCTGAAAAATCGGCTCAACGGACACGGCGGCATGATCCTGCTGGACCAGCGTGGCCGCTTCGGAATCGCCCACAACACGCCGCGCATGGCCTGGGCTTACAAGAATACCGAGCGCGAAAAAGTGGGAATTAACTGCTAG
- a CDS encoding adenine phosphoribosyltransferase, with protein MEPKTAMNCEHLKKLVREVPDFPKPGILFYDITTLLKDKAGFATLIDALSEHYINHDIDLVLGIEARGFIFGPALAYRLNAGFVPIRKPRKLPAETVKWTYDLEYGTDTLEVHKDAVKPGQRVIIVDDLLATGGTANACLQLSQSLGAKVEGMGFVVELDFLNGRKKFPGTEVFSLLHYDK; from the coding sequence ATGGAGCCGAAGACCGCAATGAACTGCGAGCATTTGAAAAAGCTGGTCCGCGAAGTGCCTGACTTTCCCAAGCCGGGAATTTTGTTTTATGACATTACAACGTTGCTAAAAGACAAAGCCGGCTTTGCCACGCTCATTGATGCGCTTTCCGAGCATTACATCAACCACGATATTGACCTCGTGCTGGGCATTGAGGCGCGCGGCTTCATCTTTGGGCCGGCGCTGGCGTATCGGCTGAATGCCGGTTTTGTGCCTATCCGCAAACCGCGCAAGCTGCCCGCTGAAACCGTAAAGTGGACTTACGACCTGGAATATGGCACGGACACCCTGGAAGTCCACAAAGACGCCGTCAAGCCGGGCCAGCGAGTGATTATCGTGGACGACCTTCTTGCCACCGGCGGGACGGCCAATGCCTGCCTGCAACTATCGCAGTCTCTGGGCGCCAAGGTTGAAGGCATGGGATTTGTAGTGGAGCTGGATTTTTTGAATGGACGAAAAAAGTTTCCGGGAACGGAAGTGTTTTCGTTGCTGCACTATGACAAGTAG
- the efp gene encoding elongation factor P, with the protein MAIPATQMRPGMIIKHNNDLHLVFTVEHRTPGNLRAFIQAKLRNIRTGAMFEHRFRSSDPIEKITVDEIPMEFLYQDGDSYCFMNTENYEQTHLSKDTLGDSVDYLTPNLQIKVEFYDGKAVGIELPQTVTLTVVETEPGLKSATASSVTKPAKTETGLIVQVPPFINEGEKIRVDTAEGAYLSRA; encoded by the coding sequence ATGGCAATTCCAGCAACCCAGATGCGTCCGGGGATGATCATTAAACACAACAACGACCTTCATCTCGTTTTTACCGTGGAGCACCGCACGCCCGGCAACCTGCGAGCCTTCATCCAGGCCAAGCTGCGGAACATCCGCACCGGCGCCATGTTTGAGCATCGCTTCCGCTCCAGCGATCCCATTGAGAAGATCACGGTGGATGAAATCCCCATGGAATTCCTTTACCAGGATGGCGACAGCTACTGCTTCATGAACACTGAGAATTACGAGCAAACACACCTGAGCAAAGACACGCTGGGCGACTCCGTCGATTACCTGACGCCGAATTTGCAGATTAAAGTTGAGTTTTACGACGGCAAGGCAGTGGGCATCGAACTGCCGCAGACTGTCACATTAACTGTCGTTGAGACTGAGCCGGGGTTGAAGTCAGCCACGGCATCCAGCGTAACCAAGCCGGCCAAGACTGAGACCGGTCTGATCGTACAGGTGCCGCCATTCATCAATGAAGGTGAAAAGATCCGCGTGGATACGGCTGAAGGCGCTTATCTTTCAAGAGCGTAG